A genomic segment from Peribacillus sp. ACCC06369 encodes:
- a CDS encoding NUDIX domain-containing protein, translating into MAQQEKKKYITPDGYTADIAIFTITSKKTAEKAPPEMFLKLLLIKRATKDKEGRPNVEGDKWALPGGFVNAFETAYEAAKRELKEETGVAGFHVKHFGVYDRPGRDPRGWIISNAFYAIVQEEYLHQRKANDDAAEVELFTIQEALRLELAFDHHTIINDAMNLMKKEMVQTTIAQKFLPDEFTLSELQRVLLTARDDAKISADSLFYAKAPKLPFLEKVLDEKGMQKKTKRNSYRPSQLYRFNAEVVMDSIYY; encoded by the coding sequence ATGGCTCAGCAGGAAAAAAAGAAATATATTACTCCAGATGGATACACAGCTGATATTGCGATCTTTACTATAACTTCGAAGAAAACGGCAGAGAAAGCCCCGCCTGAAATGTTTTTGAAGCTATTATTAATCAAACGCGCAACAAAAGATAAAGAAGGACGCCCAAATGTCGAAGGAGATAAATGGGCTTTGCCCGGAGGCTTTGTCAATGCTTTCGAGACTGCCTATGAAGCAGCTAAACGAGAATTAAAAGAAGAAACGGGCGTAGCTGGATTCCATGTCAAGCATTTCGGGGTCTATGACCGGCCAGGACGCGATCCCAGGGGATGGATCATATCCAATGCTTTTTATGCAATTGTCCAGGAAGAGTATCTTCATCAAAGAAAAGCGAATGACGATGCAGCCGAGGTTGAATTGTTCACGATACAGGAAGCCTTACGATTAGAGCTTGCATTTGATCATCATACAATCATTAACGATGCGATGAACTTAATGAAAAAAGAAATGGTGCAAACGACGATAGCCCAAAAATTCCTGCCGGATGAATTTACTCTTTCTGAACTGCAACGGGTTTTGCTGACAGCTAGAGATGATGCAAAAATCAGCGCAGACTCACTTTTTTATGCTAAAGCCCCTAAACTCCCGTTCTTGGAGAAAGTCTTGGATGAAAAGGGTATGCAGAAGAAAACGAAACGTAATTCATATCGGCCTTCACAACTTTACCGATTTAATGCAGAGGTTGTCATGGACTCTATTTATTACTAA
- a CDS encoding isochorismatase family cysteine hydrolase yields MGKKALINIDYTYDFVADGGSLTCGKPGQDIEKALVSITKEFIKQGEYTVFAIDLHEEGDRLHPESNLFPPHNISGTMGRDLYGALKEEYETNKNQKNVHYIDKTRYSAFAGTDLDIRLRERHITDVYLVGVCTDICILHTAIDAYNLGYKIFVYENAVASFNDAGHHWALGHFKGSLGATIL; encoded by the coding sequence ATGGGTAAAAAGGCATTGATCAATATCGATTATACGTATGACTTTGTGGCAGACGGGGGTTCATTGACTTGCGGGAAGCCAGGCCAGGATATCGAGAAGGCACTTGTCAGCATAACAAAGGAATTTATCAAACAAGGCGAATACACAGTCTTTGCGATTGACTTGCATGAAGAAGGAGACCGCTTACATCCTGAATCGAATTTGTTTCCGCCGCATAATATTAGCGGTACAATGGGTAGAGACCTATATGGGGCGTTAAAAGAAGAGTATGAAACAAATAAAAATCAAAAGAATGTTCATTATATAGATAAAACGCGTTATTCGGCATTTGCAGGAACGGACCTAGATATCCGCCTAAGGGAACGCCACATTACTGATGTATATTTAGTCGGGGTTTGTACAGATATCTGCATTTTGCATACGGCAATCGACGCTTATAATCTAGGCTATAAAATCTTTGTATATGAAAATGCAGTGGCCTCGTTCAATGATGCCGGTCACCATTGGGCGCTTGGACATTTTAAAGGATCTCTTGGAGCCACCATTCTATAA
- a CDS encoding nicotinate phosphoribosyltransferase, translating into MEKKYNDDSYALHTDLYQINMAQTYWQDKTHDRKAVFEIFFRKLPFNSGYAIFAGLEKIVHYLQNFSFSESDIDYLKTDLHYDEEFLKYLQNIRFTGAIRCMKEGELVFGNEPILRVEAPLGEAQLIETALLNIVNYHTLVATKASRIKQVIGEESALEFGSRRAQEMDAAIWGARAAYIAGFDSTSNVRAGKLFGIPVSGTHAHSMIQAYKDEYTAFHKYAVSHKDCVFLVDTYDTLRSGIPNAIRVAKELGDKINFIGVRLDSGDLAYLSKEARRMLDAAGFHDAKIVASNDLDEYTIINLKQQGARIDIWGIGTKLITAYDQPALGAVYKMVSIEGEDGNMRDTIKISSNPEKVTTPGLKRVYRIINKVNHHAEGDYLAMEYEKPQEQEKLKMFHPVHTFLSKFVTDFDAVDLHVDIFKDGSLIYELPTIDEIKAFTQKNLQVLWPEYLRALNPEEYPVDLSQDCWDNKMRNIDEVKANVERMLTK; encoded by the coding sequence ATGGAAAAAAAGTACAACGACGACAGTTACGCATTACACACTGACCTTTACCAAATCAATATGGCCCAAACTTATTGGCAGGACAAAACACATGACCGAAAGGCAGTTTTCGAGATATTTTTCAGAAAGCTTCCATTTAATAGCGGATATGCGATTTTTGCGGGACTTGAAAAAATTGTCCATTATCTTCAAAACTTTTCCTTCTCGGAAAGTGATATCGACTATTTGAAAACGGACCTGCACTACGATGAAGAATTTTTGAAATATTTGCAGAACATCCGTTTCACGGGAGCGATCCGTTGCATGAAAGAGGGAGAGCTCGTCTTCGGCAATGAACCGATTTTACGGGTGGAGGCACCACTTGGCGAGGCTCAACTAATAGAAACGGCGTTGCTCAACATTGTGAACTATCACACACTCGTGGCAACAAAAGCTTCGCGTATCAAACAGGTCATCGGTGAAGAATCTGCCCTTGAATTCGGTTCAAGACGGGCGCAAGAAATGGATGCTGCAATTTGGGGAGCGAGAGCGGCCTATATTGCCGGCTTTGATTCCACTAGTAATGTACGTGCTGGAAAGCTGTTCGGCATTCCTGTTTCAGGAACGCATGCCCATTCCATGATCCAAGCTTATAAAGATGAATATACGGCTTTCCATAAATACGCTGTTTCCCATAAAGACTGCGTATTCTTGGTTGATACCTATGATACATTGCGTTCCGGCATCCCGAATGCAATCCGTGTTGCCAAGGAACTGGGCGATAAAATCAATTTCATTGGCGTCCGTCTTGACAGCGGTGATTTAGCTTACTTATCTAAAGAAGCACGACGTATGCTTGATGCTGCAGGCTTCCATGATGCGAAGATTGTCGCTTCCAATGACCTGGATGAATATACGATCATCAACCTTAAGCAACAAGGAGCAAGAATTGACATTTGGGGAATCGGAACCAAATTGATTACGGCTTATGACCAGCCAGCGCTCGGTGCTGTTTATAAAATGGTTTCAATAGAGGGCGAAGATGGGAATATGAGAGATACCATCAAAATTTCTTCTAACCCTGAAAAGGTTACGACACCTGGCTTAAAACGAGTATATCGAATCATCAATAAAGTGAACCATCATGCTGAAGGTGATTATTTGGCGATGGAATATGAGAAGCCGCAGGAACAGGAAAAATTAAAAATGTTTCATCCTGTCCATACCTTCCTAAGTAAATTCGTCACGGATTTCGATGCGGTTGATCTGCATGTGGATATTTTCAAGGATGGCAGCTTGATTTATGAATTGCCAACCATAGATGAAATCAAGGCCTTCACGCAAAAAAACCTCCAAGTATTATGGCCGGAGTACCTTCGTGCACTTAATCCAGAGGAATACCCGGTAGATCTCAGCCAGGATTGTTGGGATAATAAAATGAGGAATATAGATGAAGTTAAAGCCAATGTAGAAAGAATGCTAACGAAATGA
- the nadE gene encoding ammonia-dependent NAD(+) synthetase, with amino-acid sequence MRPLQKEIVKKLLVQPTIDPEVEFRKSVDLLKGYMKKNTFLKSFVLGISGGQDSTLAGYIAQTAVNELNEETNGSDYKFVAVSLPYGVQADEDDRQLALKFIKPSQTVTVNIKEAVDASVKAVEEAVSEKLSNFLRGNVKARERMKVQYDLAGLYKGVVLGTDHAAEAITGFFTKHGDGAADIIPLFRLNKRQGKEILKFVGAPERLYTKIPTADLEDDKPLLPDEVALGVSYDEIDDYLEGKEIRTEAAEIIEGWYTKTEHKRNEAINVYDTWWK; translated from the coding sequence ATGCGTCCATTACAAAAAGAAATCGTAAAAAAATTACTTGTCCAACCAACGATCGATCCTGAAGTCGAATTCAGGAAAAGTGTTGATCTATTAAAAGGGTATATGAAGAAAAATACGTTTCTGAAAAGCTTTGTACTTGGAATATCTGGAGGTCAAGATTCAACACTGGCGGGGTATATTGCCCAAACCGCTGTCAATGAATTGAATGAAGAAACGAATGGCAGCGACTATAAGTTTGTTGCTGTAAGCTTGCCATATGGAGTACAGGCTGATGAAGATGACAGGCAGCTGGCTTTAAAATTCATCAAGCCCAGCCAAACGGTTACAGTCAACATCAAGGAAGCGGTGGATGCATCAGTAAAAGCTGTGGAAGAAGCAGTTTCTGAAAAGCTATCGAATTTCTTAAGGGGAAATGTCAAAGCACGTGAACGAATGAAGGTACAATATGATTTAGCCGGACTTTATAAAGGCGTCGTGCTTGGTACGGACCATGCAGCTGAAGCGATCACAGGTTTCTTTACGAAACATGGTGACGGTGCAGCGGATATCATTCCATTATTCCGCTTAAATAAAAGGCAAGGAAAAGAAATCCTGAAATTCGTCGGTGCTCCTGAGCGTCTTTATACGAAAATACCAACGGCCGATTTAGAAGATGACAAACCGTTACTTCCTGATGAAGTCGCTTTAGGCGTTAGCTACGATGAAATCGATGATTACCTTGAAGGCAAGGAAATCAGGACGGAAGCTGCTGAAATCATCGAAGGATGGTATACAAAAACCGAACATAAACGCAATGAAGCCATAAACGTTTATGATACTTGGTGGAAATAA
- a CDS encoding serine hydrolase, which yields MSTLHMDLSRLIKETSKEIDFSGVVGVKVGDDLIHSSAHGYSNRSDEIMNTTETRFGIASGCKLFTAIAICQLIQKGKLSVESKLQDCLPMVFPNFHQNVTIHHLLTHTSGIPDYFDEEVMEDFEELWQKNPMYHIKRLKDFLPMFQDGVMMFEPGGRFHYNNASYIVLGLIVEELTGLEFSEYINKNIFLPCEMKNSGYFSMDKLPKNTALGYIDEENGAWRTNVYSLPIKGGADGGAYISTTDMFRFWEGLFSNQLLNQEYTNLLLEPHISTEDEGEYYGYGIWISKKNDGIFKYHIMGYDPGVSFHSAVYPANRMKTVIVSNESMGPYDIARAIEKEL from the coding sequence ATGTCGACTCTACATATGGATTTATCCAGGCTTATTAAAGAAACAAGCAAGGAAATTGATTTCTCGGGTGTAGTTGGTGTGAAAGTGGGAGATGATCTGATCCATAGCTCAGCACATGGCTATTCCAATCGATCGGATGAGATTATGAATACGACTGAAACAAGGTTCGGAATTGCTTCTGGATGTAAACTGTTTACCGCGATCGCCATTTGCCAGTTAATACAAAAAGGGAAACTTAGCGTTGAGTCTAAACTTCAAGACTGTCTTCCGATGGTGTTTCCTAATTTTCATCAAAATGTAACCATACATCACCTCTTAACACACACTTCGGGCATTCCTGATTACTTTGATGAAGAAGTGATGGAGGATTTTGAAGAGCTATGGCAGAAAAATCCGATGTACCATATAAAAAGATTAAAAGATTTCCTGCCAATGTTTCAAGATGGCGTGATGATGTTCGAACCCGGGGGAAGATTTCATTATAATAATGCTAGCTATATTGTATTGGGATTAATTGTTGAGGAACTAACCGGCCTCGAATTTTCTGAATATATCAATAAAAATATCTTTCTGCCTTGTGAAATGAAGAATTCCGGTTATTTTTCCATGGACAAGCTTCCTAAAAATACTGCATTAGGGTACATTGACGAAGAAAATGGAGCATGGAGAACGAATGTTTATTCCCTTCCGATCAAAGGTGGAGCGGATGGAGGGGCGTATATTTCCACAACAGATATGTTCAGGTTTTGGGAAGGGTTATTTTCCAATCAGTTACTGAATCAAGAATATACCAATCTTTTATTGGAACCCCATATTTCTACGGAAGATGAAGGGGAATACTATGGGTATGGTATATGGATTAGTAAAAAAAATGACGGGATATTCAAATATCATATTATGGGATATGACCCCGGTGTAAGTTTCCATTCTGCGGTATATCCGGCAAATCGGATGAAAACGGTCATTGTTTCAAATGAAAGCATGGGTCCGTACGATATTGCCCGCGCAATCGAGAAAGAATTATAA
- a CDS encoding DUF5082 family protein — protein sequence MVYADILSNIHSAISGKKADLNVKIERLVNAKNDIIREQSMCLNEIRKIKDPELGGSWTGQRSDHFQEARHDAYNVMFSIIHDDYDDYQWKIEAMITKLNAENTLLSIAGNIAQEADHLLSKGEEAFEQLESKISDLKRRLF from the coding sequence ATGGTATATGCAGATATATTGAGTAATATACACTCTGCTATCTCCGGTAAAAAAGCTGATTTAAATGTGAAAATTGAACGTTTGGTAAATGCGAAAAACGATATTATAAGAGAACAGAGTATGTGCCTTAACGAGATCAGGAAAATAAAAGACCCTGAGCTAGGTGGCAGCTGGACAGGGCAGCGCTCAGATCATTTTCAGGAAGCCCGTCATGATGCCTATAATGTGATGTTCAGTATCATTCATGACGATTATGACGATTACCAATGGAAAATCGAAGCGATGATTACAAAGTTAAATGCCGAGAATACGCTTCTGAGCATAGCGGGGAATATAGCCCAAGAAGCCGACCACCTTTTAAGTAAAGGCGAAGAGGCATTTGAGCAGCTGGAAAGCAAAATATCAGATTTAAAAAGGCGGTTGTTTTAA
- a CDS encoding YwqI/YxiC family protein, translated as MTTIKLNHPAVTKQVDQVKTALGTVTLGNLPAGELGNNKLEFTSKWIDRETNLEKVFEQYIKIVQKNVEDTRANIDLLKEQDEAIAHTSSHGYQPR; from the coding sequence ATGACGACAATCAAACTGAATCATCCTGCCGTAACGAAGCAAGTCGATCAGGTGAAGACGGCACTTGGTACAGTCACGCTCGGAAATCTGCCGGCAGGCGAACTTGGCAACAATAAATTGGAATTCACCTCGAAGTGGATCGATCGGGAAACGAACCTGGAGAAGGTCTTTGAGCAATATATCAAAATCGTCCAGAAAAATGTGGAAGATACCCGTGCCAACATTGACTTATTAAAAGAACAAGATGAAGCCATCGCCCATACGTCTTCACATGGGTATCAGCCGCGATGA
- a CDS encoding T7SS effector LXG polymorphic toxin: MKIYEAKTLTAATKSRAKQYEELKKEVAALKKEFQGIVSLDNEFQGAGATAIKSFYEAQIEVADAWMELFTTQISFLEGIPASLEEADLSGNTVVEVPFLDGEVSTGINQAKSLVDEQASDLQRILNSIDDILPLDMFNQKDFNEKITLAGQRLDDTVTKVENVDRQLVEEYDVSVGQENVAVGLFRALLDATKQDGNVSPMTFNQSAFKNSDVYQVKDEVAGQMKDYQTFKKQQAEAQKIEHEMEELENRPWYEKAWDTTKTFTGEFTGYYDSIRASTGVDPVTGRKLSDAERIAAGAMAAAGFIPVVGWAGRAIKGGSALYKTAKGLNAANHALDAYKTTKGFSLLQKTEYGIYGLLAANGLGEAVTGKDMFGNQLTEEQRQNGLLMALGIGGVAGAAKVADKVASGTKFVPYSKEFAQKQVQKAKAFGRQIGNVEVPLRIRVEELATAYGNNYKHVTFDKTTIKDIVQKFAVKRLSTVNQAKADDAMVEAVRNLPAYTRRPNQPRNYKYKERNEDGTTLYTFISNKNGKEYQVIYDKDGYPIFQSKFEIYLPEKYFLETDAAQFEYLSKTLSEEIISNPELAEKFTAKEYEVLKEGRVPKTLTWHHHQETGRMQIVDYFEHQAAGHTGGRAIWGGGESGRKGIIKKEILEMVTWD, from the coding sequence ATGAAAATATATGAAGCCAAGACATTGACGGCCGCAACCAAGTCGCGTGCCAAGCAATATGAAGAATTAAAGAAAGAAGTCGCAGCCCTGAAAAAGGAATTTCAGGGCATCGTTAGCTTGGATAATGAGTTTCAAGGTGCTGGTGCCACCGCCATCAAAAGCTTCTATGAAGCGCAAATCGAGGTGGCGGACGCCTGGATGGAACTTTTCACTACCCAGATCAGTTTTTTGGAAGGCATTCCAGCCAGCCTGGAAGAGGCGGATCTATCCGGAAATACGGTGGTCGAGGTTCCCTTTTTAGATGGCGAAGTCTCGACCGGCATTAACCAAGCGAAGTCGCTTGTCGATGAACAAGCGAGCGATCTTCAAAGAATCCTGAACAGCATTGACGATATCCTTCCTCTTGATATGTTCAACCAAAAGGACTTTAATGAAAAAATCACGCTGGCCGGACAGAGACTGGATGACACCGTGACAAAGGTCGAGAATGTCGACCGGCAATTGGTCGAGGAATATGATGTGTCCGTCGGGCAGGAAAACGTGGCCGTTGGCCTCTTCCGCGCCTTGCTTGATGCCACCAAACAGGACGGCAACGTTTCGCCGATGACGTTCAACCAATCGGCATTCAAGAATAGTGACGTCTATCAAGTGAAGGATGAAGTCGCCGGTCAGATGAAAGACTATCAGACCTTCAAAAAGCAACAAGCCGAAGCCCAGAAAATCGAACATGAAATGGAAGAACTCGAAAACCGCCCATGGTATGAAAAAGCCTGGGATACGACAAAAACCTTTACAGGGGAATTCACGGGATATTATGATTCAATCAGGGCCTCAACCGGAGTCGATCCAGTAACGGGCCGCAAGCTGTCCGATGCCGAACGAATCGCCGCCGGCGCCATGGCCGCCGCTGGATTCATCCCCGTCGTCGGCTGGGCTGGCCGGGCCATCAAAGGCGGCAGCGCCCTATACAAAACGGCCAAAGGACTCAACGCAGCGAACCACGCACTCGATGCCTATAAAACGACAAAAGGCTTTAGCCTCCTCCAGAAAACCGAATACGGGATATACGGACTCCTCGCAGCCAACGGCCTTGGCGAAGCGGTCACCGGCAAAGACATGTTCGGTAACCAACTAACCGAGGAACAGCGCCAGAATGGGCTGTTGATGGCACTCGGAATCGGCGGTGTGGCTGGTGCGGCGAAGGTCGCAGATAAGGTAGCGAGTGGAACAAAGTTCGTCCCTTACAGTAAAGAATTTGCGCAAAAGCAGGTTCAGAAGGCAAAAGCATTCGGCCGGCAAATCGGTAATGTGGAAGTACCTCTTCGTATCAGGGTCGAAGAGTTAGCCACGGCGTATGGAAACAACTACAAGCATGTCACTTTTGATAAAACGACGATTAAGGATATCGTACAGAAGTTTGCGGTGAAGAGACTGTCTACTGTAAACCAGGCAAAGGCTGACGATGCGATGGTTGAAGCAGTTAGAAATCTACCAGCATATACAAGAAGACCTAACCAACCAAGAAATTATAAATATAAAGAACGTAATGAAGACGGAACTACACTGTACACTTTTATTTCAAACAAAAATGGAAAAGAATATCAAGTAATTTATGACAAAGATGGATACCCAATTTTTCAATCAAAATTTGAAATTTACTTACCAGAAAAATATTTTTTAGAAACAGATGCTGCACAATTTGAATATTTATCTAAAACCTTATCTGAAGAAATTATAAGCAATCCAGAACTAGCTGAAAAGTTCACAGCGAAAGAATATGAAGTGTTAAAAGAAGGTAGAGTTCCTAAAACACTTACTTGGCATCATCATCAGGAAACAGGTAGAATGCAAATTGTGGATTATTTTGAACACCAAGCAGCCGGACATACTGGTGGAAGAGCTATATGGGGCGGTGGTGAATCGGGCAGAAAAGGTATTATAAAAAAAGAAATTCTGGAGATGGTAACATGGGATTAA
- a CDS encoding SMI1/KNR4 family protein, which translates to MGLKKWLFVEEEKPDEGVIASIERVFEIEYPDDYKMCVMRYNGGFPEPNIFNFGEGQQGVFNDLISFTDNDINIGMFYELFSSPTLKGIVPFARDPFGSYLCFDYRNNYPSPKIIFFNHEEEALSLVCDTFSDLLEQMYSLEDTK; encoded by the coding sequence ATGGGATTAAAAAAGTGGCTATTTGTAGAGGAAGAAAAACCCGATGAGGGTGTAATTGCTTCGATTGAAAGAGTGTTTGAGATTGAATATCCTGATGACTACAAAATGTGTGTTATGAGATATAACGGAGGTTTTCCAGAGCCTAATATCTTTAATTTTGGTGAAGGGCAACAGGGAGTATTTAATGATTTAATTAGCTTTACTGATAATGATATAAATATAGGGATGTTTTATGAGCTATTTTCTAGTCCAACGTTAAAAGGGATTGTGCCTTTTGCCAGAGATCCATTTGGAAGCTACTTATGTTTTGATTATCGAAATAATTATCCTTCTCCCAAAATAATTTTCTTCAATCATGAAGAAGAAGCGTTATCATTAGTGTGTGATACATTTAGTGATTTGCTAGAGCAAATGTATTCTTTAGAAGATACAAAGTAG
- a CDS encoding SMI1/KNR4 family protein produces MEYKFEYTFKNITVSELENFEKKFNLVLPEDFSKFLLSNNGGKAVNRRFQTEDRTITSSIILFFPLSSEIEENLESNFIKYNESRIVPKDFLPIGLDPANSLICLSLDREQKGKVYFCDMDYFEEDNELRKEFIKPISGNFKEFMDNLFVAK; encoded by the coding sequence ATGGAATATAAATTTGAATATACATTTAAAAATATTACAGTAAGTGAACTTGAAAATTTCGAGAAAAAATTTAATTTAGTACTACCGGAAGATTTCAGTAAATTTTTATTATCTAATAATGGTGGAAAAGCGGTAAATAGAAGATTTCAAACAGAAGATCGAACAATAACTTCCTCGATTATACTATTTTTCCCTTTATCTAGTGAAATAGAAGAAAATTTAGAAAGTAATTTCATTAAGTATAATGAAAGCAGGATTGTACCGAAAGATTTTCTCCCTATAGGATTAGATCCGGCTAATAGTTTAATCTGTTTATCTTTAGATAGAGAACAAAAAGGTAAAGTTTATTTTTGTGACATGGACTACTTTGAGGAGGATAATGAATTAAGGAAAGAATTTATTAAACCGATATCTGGAAATTTTAAAGAGTTCATGGACAATTTATTTGTCGCAAAGTAA
- a CDS encoding immunity protein YezG family protein — MNESNYQKIAQTVNEIIPGEWSKVILYGEITVGTGTAFIFYHLILMITSYISMIYLNYILVEWSIEKHGGG; from the coding sequence TTGAATGAATCAAACTACCAAAAAATAGCTCAAACTGTAAATGAGATAATTCCAGGAGAGTGGAGTAAAGTAATTTTGTATGGAGAAATTACTGTGGGGACAGGGACAGCGTTCATTTTCTATCACTTAATTTTAATGATAACCTCATATATATCCATGATATACCTTAATTACATATTAGTTGAATGGAGCATAGAGAAACATGGCGGAGGTTAA
- a CDS encoding immunity protein YezG family protein — protein sequence MEHRETWRRLIKILKDLSEEFKQNNQERCTNLTFTLESTGKFKVDYDYVDLSDADDHERSVIWEYTHLGILPESEYDTSILEEYLKKE from the coding sequence ATGGAGCATAGAGAAACATGGCGGAGGTTAATAAAGATCTTAAAAGACTTATCAGAAGAATTTAAACAGAATAATCAAGAACGATGTACCAATTTAACTTTTACTTTAGAAAGTACAGGAAAATTTAAGGTTGATTATGATTATGTAGATCTATCAGATGCAGATGACCACGAAAGAAGTGTTATTTGGGAATATACTCATTTGGGTATTTTACCTGAATCTGAATATGATACAAGTATTTTAGAAGAATACCTTAAGAAAGAATAA
- a CDS encoding polymorphic toxin type 15 domain-containing protein: protein MNDLTNEEYLKNRERYIEEGRALEGNAAQKLARKEALKEKVLELRKQGLSRQDANKKANEWLETQAALHNPDQIAGGNPINIGGMGDKKVNSSIGSQWKYRIDVLDEQIRELSKTMVESERKSTYLNVKLMN from the coding sequence TTGAATGATTTAACTAATGAAGAGTATTTAAAGAATAGAGAAAGATATATAGAAGAAGGAAGAGCTTTAGAAGGTAATGCAGCTCAAAAACTTGCTAGAAAGGAAGCTTTAAAAGAAAAAGTTTTAGAATTACGTAAACAAGGATTGTCTAGACAAGACGCAAACAAAAAAGCAAATGAATGGTTAGAAACTCAAGCTGCTCTCCATAACCCGGATCAAATTGCGGGAGGAAATCCTATTAATATAGGTGGGATGGGGGATAAAAAAGTTAATTCTTCTATTGGTTCTCAATGGAAATACAGAATAGATGTATTAGATGAACAAATAAGAGAGCTATCAAAAACCATGGTTGAATCAGAAAGAAAATCAACATATTTAAATGTTAAATTAATGAATTAA
- a CDS encoding T6SS immunity protein Tdi1 domain-containing protein, with translation MSNNVFEGFILEEKIDKEVIDKYKEKIPEQITEIWRQYGFGSILKGYLKLVNPDVFEELLKDVYIRSEDAIPLFATSMGDIIVWEKGRYLNLLNFRKGNVNVISAGFDFFLDDLNDNSFIVEELDWNPYPEAVDKYGEPNFDECFGYTPLLGLGGPDKVENLKKVKLIEHIYLITQFMGPIE, from the coding sequence TTGTCAAATAATGTATTTGAAGGATTTATATTAGAAGAAAAAATTGATAAAGAAGTCATCGATAAATATAAAGAGAAGATACCAGAACAAATAACAGAAATATGGAGGCAATACGGGTTTGGGAGTATATTAAAAGGTTATTTAAAATTGGTAAACCCTGATGTATTTGAAGAACTTTTAAAAGATGTATATATAAGAAGCGAAGATGCTATTCCGTTATTTGCTACATCTATGGGCGATATAATTGTTTGGGAAAAAGGAAGATATTTAAACTTGCTAAATTTTAGAAAAGGGAATGTAAATGTTATTTCAGCTGGTTTTGACTTTTTTCTAGATGATTTAAATGATAATAGCTTTATTGTTGAAGAATTAGATTGGAATCCTTATCCTGAAGCAGTTGATAAATATGGAGAACCAAATTTTGATGAATGTTTTGGTTATACCCCTCTCCTTGGATTAGGTGGACCAGATAAAGTGGAAAACCTGAAAAAGGTGAAACTTATTGAACATATTTATCTGATTACTCAATTCATGGGACCAATCGAATAA
- a CDS encoding toxin, with product MEKQTIKEAYQKFTVKDSKVEAVSGEIIPKGTRKDNSGVSEVKTFIDKGQQFTNGR from the coding sequence ATGGAAAAGCAGACAATTAAGGAAGCCTATCAGAAATTTACGGTTAAGGATAGCAAAGTAGAGGCTGTTTCAGGGGAGATTATTCCTAAGGGTACGCGTAAAGATAATTCTGGAGTAAGTGAAGTCAAAACATTTATCGACAAAGGGCAACAGTTTACAAATGGTAGATAG
- a CDS encoding DNA/RNA non-specific endonuclease, producing the protein MVDRLKPDIRYKTGEYDYLYADNLGRITKFETENLQLTERKDRLSHSKNTPGKVKGQDYAGHLAGDRFGGSPKIDNLVSQLSDVNLKQYKKLEEIWAATLKETPPKKVTVDVNIIYSGNDMRPEKFIVSYTIDCEFGSANLKN; encoded by the coding sequence ATGGTAGATAGGTTAAAGCCTGATATTAGGTATAAAACTGGAGAGTATGATTACTTATATGCAGATAATTTAGGTAGGATTACAAAATTTGAAACAGAAAATTTACAATTAACAGAAAGAAAAGACAGATTGTCACACAGCAAAAATACACCAGGTAAAGTAAAAGGTCAAGACTATGCAGGGCATTTGGCAGGTGATAGGTTTGGAGGCTCACCTAAAATTGATAATTTGGTTTCGCAATTATCTGATGTTAATTTGAAGCAATATAAGAAACTTGAAGAAATATGGGCTGCAACTCTAAAAGAAACACCTCCCAAAAAAGTAACAGTTGATGTTAATATAATTTACTCTGGGAACGATATGCGTCCAGAGAAATTTATAGTCAGTTACACTATTGATTGTGAGTTTGGTTCTGCAAATCTTAAAAATTAA